In Horticoccus luteus, the following proteins share a genomic window:
- the rny gene encoding ribonuclease Y — translation MIILRAAVVTVSLGASEPIDWTLSWTLVLGMAVGFGVVWAFTRHTRRVARENAAELIEVARREAAVTAEEIKQKAESEIQEKRADLNREFDRREIEADVRLREIRAHEESLALLDFQLEQRSERLNRENAAVRQARDAIRALSKSLRQRLEGVSQMDAEEIRRTLREEVMLECQDELRALKRETLEKSERELDNEAARILLAAMQRLAGRSSYDLTSTIVALPSEEMKGRIIGREGRNIKAFEAATGATLLIDESPQTVLVSSFDPVRREVARAALDALVKDGRIHPAMIEECVRRAQEDVESMAVQAGEEAVSRLRINGLHPDIIAGVGRLKYRFSYNQNVLEHSIETAELAAMIASEAGLDPNVAKRAGLLHDIGKALPSELGGSHAHVGAEFVKHLGETPIVVNAIAAHHEEVKPETVYAGLLILADMISATRPGARVEAMANYVQRLERLEKLASSIEGVQQAFAIQAGREIRVVVAPNAVTDDRAREIAKDLRRKIETELKSPCAIKITVIRESRFTETAG, via the coding sequence GTGATAATCCTGCGCGCAGCGGTGGTGACGGTGTCCTTGGGAGCGAGCGAACCGATCGATTGGACACTGAGTTGGACCTTGGTCCTTGGCATGGCCGTGGGCTTTGGGGTCGTCTGGGCGTTTACACGCCATACCCGGCGCGTGGCGCGGGAAAATGCGGCCGAATTGATCGAGGTCGCGCGCCGGGAGGCGGCGGTGACCGCAGAGGAGATTAAACAAAAGGCGGAGAGCGAGATCCAAGAGAAGCGTGCGGATCTGAATCGCGAATTTGACCGGCGGGAGATCGAGGCGGATGTGCGGCTGCGGGAGATCCGCGCGCACGAGGAATCATTGGCCCTGCTGGATTTTCAACTGGAGCAGCGCTCGGAGCGGTTGAACCGCGAAAACGCGGCGGTGCGGCAGGCGCGCGATGCCATTCGGGCGCTGTCGAAGAGCCTGCGGCAGCGGCTCGAAGGCGTGTCGCAAATGGATGCGGAGGAGATCCGCCGGACGTTGCGGGAAGAAGTGATGCTCGAGTGCCAGGACGAGTTGCGCGCGTTGAAGCGCGAGACGCTCGAGAAGTCGGAGCGTGAACTGGATAACGAAGCCGCACGCATCCTCCTGGCGGCGATGCAGCGGCTGGCGGGGCGGTCGAGCTATGACCTCACCTCGACGATCGTGGCGTTGCCGAGCGAGGAAATGAAAGGCCGCATCATCGGGCGCGAGGGGCGCAATATCAAAGCGTTTGAAGCGGCGACCGGGGCTACGCTCTTGATCGACGAGTCGCCGCAGACGGTGCTGGTGTCGTCCTTTGATCCCGTGCGGCGTGAAGTGGCGCGAGCGGCGCTCGATGCTCTGGTGAAAGACGGGCGCATCCATCCGGCCATGATCGAGGAATGCGTTCGCCGGGCGCAGGAGGATGTGGAGTCAATGGCGGTTCAGGCCGGCGAGGAAGCGGTCAGCCGGCTGCGCATCAATGGTCTCCATCCCGACATCATCGCCGGGGTGGGGCGCTTGAAATACCGGTTTTCCTACAATCAAAACGTGCTCGAGCACTCGATCGAGACGGCGGAACTCGCCGCGATGATTGCCAGCGAGGCCGGGCTCGATCCGAACGTGGCGAAGCGCGCGGGTTTGCTGCACGACATCGGCAAGGCGTTGCCCTCCGAACTTGGCGGCAGCCATGCGCATGTGGGTGCGGAGTTTGTGAAGCACTTGGGCGAAACGCCGATCGTGGTGAACGCGATCGCGGCGCACCACGAAGAGGTGAAACCGGAAACGGTTTACGCAGGCCTGTTGATTCTGGCCGATATGATCTCCGCGACCCGGCCCGGCGCGCGCGTGGAAGCGATGGCGAATTACGTGCAACGACTCGAGCGGCTGGAGAAACTGGCGTCGTCGATCGAAGGCGTGCAGCAGGCGTTTGCGATTCAAGCGGGGCGGGAGATCCGCGTCGTGGTGGCGCCAAATGCGGTCACCGATGACCGCGCCCGGGAGATCGCGAAGGACCTGCGCCGCAAGATCGAAACCGAACTCAAGTCGCCGTGCGCAATCAAGATTACGGTAATCCGCGAGAGCCGTTTCACAGAAACAGCGGGCTGA
- the hisN gene encoding histidinol-phosphatase yields the protein MDVAPYRSFMQELATRSGEFIRPFFGRPDLVVETKSDASPVTAADRGAEELLRQLIAAKFPAHGILGEELGAENTDAEFVWVLDPIDGTKSFITGVPLWGTLIALLHDGQPILGCIHQPILGQLLLGDGATTTLNDRPVRCRAVTRIEEATLLTSDPFNPAKYQNRTAFEALAARARLVRTWGDCYGYLLVASGYADVMLDPIMNPWDIAALVPIIRGAGGTITDWQGAAPFPAESTIAAAPGLHAEVVAALRR from the coding sequence ATGGACGTCGCGCCTTACCGCTCCTTCATGCAGGAACTCGCCACCCGCAGCGGCGAATTCATCCGCCCGTTTTTCGGCCGTCCCGACCTCGTCGTGGAAACCAAGAGCGACGCCAGTCCCGTCACGGCCGCCGATCGCGGCGCGGAGGAACTCCTTCGCCAACTCATCGCCGCGAAATTTCCTGCGCACGGCATCCTCGGTGAGGAACTCGGCGCCGAAAACACCGACGCCGAATTCGTCTGGGTGCTCGACCCGATCGACGGCACGAAGTCGTTCATCACCGGCGTCCCGCTGTGGGGCACGCTCATCGCGCTGCTCCACGACGGCCAGCCCATCCTCGGCTGCATCCACCAGCCGATCCTCGGCCAGCTCCTGCTCGGCGACGGTGCCACGACCACGCTCAACGACCGCCCCGTGCGCTGCCGCGCCGTGACGCGCATCGAGGAAGCCACGCTGCTGACGAGCGATCCGTTCAATCCCGCGAAGTACCAAAATCGCACCGCATTCGAAGCGCTCGCCGCGCGCGCGCGACTCGTCCGCACTTGGGGCGATTGTTACGGTTACCTGCTGGTCGCCTCCGGCTATGCCGACGTAATGCTCGACCCCATCATGAACCCGTGGGATATCGCCGCACTCGTCCCCATCATCCGCGGCGCCGGCGGCACGATCACCGACTGGCAAGGCGCCGCGCCCTTCCCCGCCGAGTCCACGATCGCCGCCGCGCCCGGGCTTCATGCCGAGGTAGTGGCCGCATTGCGCCGTTAA
- a CDS encoding FtsW/RodA/SpoVE family cell cycle protein — protein sequence MNLRTPLDYFRVFRPTTRERWDWVTPVGILGLALFGIAFIYSAQLERHGDDWIKQVVFLGLGAIIYTAVALIDYRFWLSVAHWIYLVCLIPLVIVLLPGVGGATTEKWGASRWIPLGPLGTFQPSETAKVAVLLIIASILIRSEIGTVKQSVGALGKLALAVGVPMLLILLQPDLKSAIVLPPMAFSMLYVSRLSARFFGVALGAFILLVAVVTWDSYSYVQFMDRHGYSYLTDRGKYEAQSFVPLHDYQRNRILAFAAPEKIDPKGTENTYNLTQSLISVGSGGLMGKGWTKGTQAQLGYLPRSVAHNDFIFSVIAEEKGFLGSLTVLGLFGLVLFNGIRIAGLARDRFGTLLAIGVTVLFTVHVFVNIAMTIGLVPITGIPLPFISYGGSFVLSCCMLQGLVQSVYRFRKDFT from the coding sequence GTGAATCTCCGCACTCCTCTCGACTACTTCCGGGTGTTCCGCCCCACCACGCGCGAACGCTGGGATTGGGTCACGCCGGTGGGGATTCTCGGGCTCGCGCTGTTCGGCATCGCATTTATCTACAGCGCTCAATTGGAGCGCCACGGCGATGACTGGATCAAGCAGGTGGTGTTCCTCGGCCTCGGCGCCATCATCTATACGGCCGTCGCCCTGATCGATTACCGTTTCTGGCTCAGCGTCGCCCACTGGATTTATCTCGTCTGCCTCATCCCGCTGGTGATCGTGCTCCTACCGGGCGTCGGTGGCGCCACCACCGAAAAATGGGGCGCCAGTCGCTGGATTCCCCTTGGTCCACTCGGCACGTTTCAACCGTCCGAAACGGCCAAAGTCGCCGTGCTGCTCATCATAGCGAGCATTCTTATACGCTCGGAAATCGGCACCGTGAAGCAGTCGGTCGGGGCTCTCGGCAAATTGGCTCTTGCGGTAGGCGTGCCCATGTTACTTATCCTGCTCCAGCCCGATCTAAAATCGGCTATCGTTCTGCCCCCGATGGCGTTTTCCATGCTTTATGTGTCCCGGCTGTCCGCCCGCTTTTTCGGGGTCGCCTTGGGCGCGTTCATTCTCCTGGTCGCTGTGGTGACGTGGGACAGTTACAGCTATGTGCAGTTTATGGATCGGCACGGGTATTCTTACCTGACGGACCGCGGCAAATATGAAGCCCAGTCCTTCGTTCCGCTCCACGATTACCAGCGCAACCGCATCCTCGCCTTCGCCGCGCCTGAAAAGATCGACCCGAAGGGCACGGAAAATACCTACAACCTCACCCAGTCGCTTATTTCCGTCGGCTCCGGCGGCCTCATGGGCAAGGGTTGGACGAAGGGCACGCAGGCGCAATTGGGCTACCTGCCCCGTTCGGTCGCGCATAACGATTTTATCTTCTCGGTCATCGCCGAGGAAAAAGGATTTTTGGGAAGCCTCACGGTTCTCGGCTTGTTTGGATTGGTGTTGTTCAACGGCATACGCATCGCGGGCCTCGCCCGCGACCGCTTCGGCACTTTGCTCGCCATTGGCGTCACGGTGCTCTTTACGGTGCATGTGTTTGTGAACATCGCCATGACCATCGGGCTGGTGCCCATCACGGGCATACCACTTCCCTTCATCAGCTACGGTGGCTCCTTTGTGCTTAGTTGCTGCATGCTGCAAGGACTGGTCCAGAGCGTCTATCGCTTCAGGAAGGATTTCACATGA
- the queF gene encoding preQ(1) synthase: MADPKLLETFANPAPQRDYVIEHTHHEFTSLCPMTGHPDFADITVRYVADKSCVELKSLKLYFHAFRNEGIFFEAATNKICDDLGRALRPRELTIIADWKARGGFSSRVTASWNAKKTPGRSRK; encoded by the coding sequence ATGGCCGATCCCAAGCTGCTCGAAACTTTTGCCAATCCGGCTCCGCAACGCGACTACGTGATTGAGCACACGCATCACGAGTTCACCTCGCTTTGCCCGATGACGGGCCACCCCGACTTCGCGGACATCACGGTGCGCTACGTGGCGGACAAGAGCTGCGTGGAGCTCAAGTCGCTCAAGCTGTATTTCCACGCGTTTCGCAACGAGGGGATCTTCTTCGAGGCGGCGACGAACAAGATTTGCGACGATTTGGGCCGCGCGTTGCGGCCGCGGGAACTGACGATCATCGCGGACTGGAAAGCGCGCGGTGGGTTCAGTTCGCGGGTCACGGCGAGTTGGAACGCGAAAAAAACGCCCGGACGTTCGCGGAAGTAA
- a CDS encoding tetratricopeptide repeat protein, with protein sequence MPVASGHSTSVRPLAPRSAAHNPWLVLAAALVLGAAIFLVYANVLSAPFVFDDSSAIVDNPSIRHLWPPGDALTPPTTAAGAVGRPIVNLSLALNYAIGGLEVRGYHLFNLALHFAAALTLFGLVRRTLVRPTVRDLFGADALWLAFGIALLWAVHPLLTESVASVIQRSELLGALFYLLTLYTFVRSVEDNASRGWAALSIAACVLGVAAKEIVATAPLVALLYDRTFVAGTFRAAWIRRRWFYAGLAGSWLLLALLMASNHDRGGTVGFGLGVSVWHYALTQCRALVLYLRLSLWPAPLVFDYGTSVAQTLGAVWWQAVLLVALLAGTVFALVRRPRVGFLAGGFFVILAPSSSFVPLATQTIAEHRMYLPLAAVVSLAVLGAYRLGQRWALAGVAALSLVAAAATVDRNFDYRSAIALWTDTVAKQPDNARAHVNLGNALALDRQVDAARAEFQRALDLEPRNAQACFGLANALVARGQFAAAVPLLRIALSVEPDYPLADYALGDCLVHLGQLDDGLAHYQRAAQHRPDDGDILHAYASALDFAGRDEAALAQYQAALRLAPHDVSLHQEIGMLLGRMGRPAEALPHLQTVVQREPGNTAIRFALAHVLLVTDRADEAAREFSTVVRAQPDVADAHNGLGLALAALHRWAEARAEFATALRLDPTLDEARQNLARMNAALNR encoded by the coding sequence ATGCCCGTCGCGTCCGGACATTCTACGTCGGTTCGCCCCCTCGCTCCGCGATCGGCCGCGCACAACCCCTGGCTCGTGCTCGCCGCCGCTCTGGTTCTCGGGGCCGCGATCTTCCTCGTTTACGCCAACGTTCTCTCCGCGCCTTTTGTTTTCGACGATTCGAGCGCGATCGTGGACAACCCGTCCATCCGCCATCTCTGGCCGCCTGGCGACGCGCTCACTCCGCCCACCACCGCCGCCGGCGCTGTGGGTCGGCCCATCGTCAATCTCTCCCTCGCGCTCAACTACGCCATCGGTGGACTCGAGGTTCGCGGTTACCATCTCTTCAATCTCGCCCTTCATTTCGCCGCCGCGCTCACCCTTTTCGGCCTCGTGCGCCGCACGCTCGTCCGGCCGACGGTGCGCGATCTGTTCGGTGCCGATGCACTCTGGCTCGCTTTCGGCATCGCCCTCTTGTGGGCGGTGCACCCGCTGCTCACCGAGTCGGTCGCGTCGGTGATTCAACGCTCGGAATTACTCGGCGCGCTTTTTTATCTCCTCACCCTTTACACGTTTGTCCGGAGTGTTGAAGACAACGCCTCCCGCGGTTGGGCCGCGCTCAGCATCGCCGCCTGCGTGCTCGGCGTCGCCGCGAAGGAAATCGTCGCGACCGCTCCGCTGGTCGCGTTGCTCTATGATCGCACGTTCGTCGCCGGCACATTTCGCGCGGCGTGGATTCGCCGGCGCTGGTTTTATGCCGGTCTCGCGGGATCCTGGCTGCTGCTCGCTCTGCTCATGGCGTCCAATCACGATCGGGGCGGCACCGTGGGCTTCGGCCTCGGAGTGAGCGTATGGCACTATGCGCTCACGCAATGCCGCGCGCTGGTGCTCTATCTTCGCCTCTCGCTGTGGCCCGCGCCGCTGGTCTTCGATTACGGCACGTCGGTTGCGCAAACCCTCGGCGCGGTTTGGTGGCAGGCCGTGCTGCTCGTTGCCCTCCTCGCCGGCACGGTCTTCGCCCTCGTGCGCCGGCCACGTGTGGGTTTCCTCGCGGGCGGATTTTTCGTGATCCTCGCGCCCAGTTCCAGCTTTGTGCCGCTGGCCACGCAAACCATCGCAGAGCACCGGATGTATCTGCCGCTCGCGGCGGTCGTGTCGCTCGCCGTGCTCGGCGCTTACCGCCTCGGCCAACGCTGGGCGCTCGCCGGTGTCGCGGCGCTGAGCTTGGTCGCCGCCGCCGCCACCGTGGATCGCAATTTTGACTATCGCTCCGCCATTGCGCTCTGGACGGATACTGTCGCGAAACAACCCGACAACGCCCGCGCGCACGTCAACCTCGGCAACGCCCTCGCCCTCGACCGACAAGTCGACGCCGCCCGCGCCGAGTTTCAACGCGCCTTGGATCTCGAGCCGCGCAACGCGCAGGCGTGTTTCGGCCTCGCCAACGCCCTCGTCGCGCGCGGTCAGTTCGCCGCGGCGGTCCCCCTCCTGCGGATCGCTCTCAGCGTTGAGCCCGACTATCCGCTCGCCGACTACGCCCTCGGCGATTGCCTCGTTCACCTTGGACAACTGGACGACGGACTCGCTCACTACCAACGCGCCGCGCAGCACCGGCCGGACGATGGCGATATTCTCCACGCCTATGCCAGCGCGCTGGACTTCGCCGGACGCGACGAAGCGGCCCTCGCGCAATATCAAGCCGCCCTGCGTCTCGCGCCGCACGATGTCTCGCTCCATCAGGAAATCGGCATGCTACTGGGGCGCATGGGACGGCCGGCCGAGGCGCTGCCCCATCTGCAAACCGTCGTGCAACGCGAGCCTGGCAATACGGCCATCCGCTTCGCGCTCGCGCACGTCCTCCTTGTCACCGACCGGGCCGACGAGGCCGCGCGTGAATTTTCCACCGTCGTGCGTGCGCAACCCGATGTCGCCGATGCGCACAATGGCCTCGGCCTCGCGCTCGCGGCCCTGCATCGCTGGGCGGAAGCACGTGCTGAGTTCGCGACGGCTTTGCGCCTCGACCCCACGCTCGACGAAGCACGCCAGAATTTAGCTCGCATGAACGCGGCGTTGAACCGCTGA